A genome region from Hevea brasiliensis isolate MT/VB/25A 57/8 chromosome 7, ASM3005281v1, whole genome shotgun sequence includes the following:
- the LOC110668861 gene encoding protein FAR1-RELATED SEQUENCE 5, giving the protein MSLDAEVGTVDSSAKRNLVASEEGPILEPCVGMEFESEEAAKQFYDEYARRAGFIMRIDQCRRSEVDKRILSRRLSCNRQGFYAKARDKFGPVRKPRASMREGCKAMMLVKINKSGKWVVTRFEKDHTHSLVVSDRPSRNSMDTKDRRIQELTTELKRQDRLCELYRGLLNSFLENVEEHTELLSAKIEVAVNNVKEIETEVQ; this is encoded by the exons A TGAGTTTGGATGCTGAAGTTGGAACAGTTGATAGTTCTGCCAAAAGAAATTTGGTTGCAAGTGAAGAAGGTCCAATTCTAGAACCATGTGTTGGCATGGAGTTTGAATCAGAAGAGGCTGCCAAGCAGTTTTACGATGAGTATGCAAGAAGGGCAGGATTCATAATGCGGATTGATCAATGCCGGCGTTCTGAGGTTGACAAGAGAATACTGTCCCGTCGACTTTCTTGTAATAGACAAGGTTTTTATGCTAAAGCTAGAGACAAGTTTGGACCAGTTAGGAAACCAAGAGCTAGCATGAGAGAAGGTTGCAAAGCAATGATGTTGGTGAAGATTAATAAATCAGGAAAATGGGTGGTCACAAGATTCGAAAAGGACCATACACATTCTTTAGTTGTTTCCGATCGTCCTTCTCGAAATTCTATG GACACCAAGGATAGGAGGATTCAGGAACTAACTACAGAGTTAAAGCGTCAAGATCGACTATGTGAACTATACAGGGGATTGCTAAATAGTTTTTTGGAAAATGTTGAGGAGCATACTGAACTATTATCAGCAAAAATCGAGGTTGCTGTTAATAATGTAAAAGAAATTGAGACTGAAGTTCAATAG